A region of Haliotis asinina isolate JCU_RB_2024 chromosome 7, JCU_Hal_asi_v2, whole genome shotgun sequence DNA encodes the following proteins:
- the LOC137291239 gene encoding receptor-type tyrosine-protein phosphatase F-like, with the protein MTLWFQEIAEMSPTACSLLAWAIVVLTLRHPTCTVTRDLHVTNLTFVVNNWQTVTVRWDLEGDPDVNGINVSVIWTAAGARYWYTCSKSTLRSCFLDERDYSDSSKYIFNITVSTQDGETVHINASMNPSDYVIPAPLKSLHVGEVTSRCVELLWQYRDLGRDVNFNVTYSDSTSTNTGITSHYNMTVCGLTPYTRYNFSVSAMSATARDGYRSKPRTVSSVTEEEKPGAAPNMTVGSFTTHTCSNNKRDVTVYLRPPNRPSHNGVLRRYLATSAPRFYRNISYPAQTLLLEDLNCNDDYSVFVCVTNDAGVSPPFSLRIPKLGDVVPPLNVLVAFDNTSVKVSWESASQRGKKNWTVFWNVSCVRNPDDQPCQNHMDWINLETNESFVKFPFEMPPEVIQFGVAMTTDGGNSGMVLSSCVYNVSKIPTEPPPVLSVESQPNLGLTVKWSLETCYNDMLITQYNIQHCYNRDFTTCESASVSSENNSYVIRGLQKDVQYRVRIRQRTAAGLYGVFSEPVDRLAVDTRLTILEIFGITIGCLIYVMGLGYTIVQCIRHTCQRWNRNEEIILPRFYSITGVQEASASTSMNTYDTVQRTLGTEGPRASHFLSILDSCLDTKPQKNAKADRSAQLSAKSLREDYAMVGMKDDSMPGNSVSLLQLSDVGVWGDSSGSSDEDVTPYVTAGRE; encoded by the exons GTTCCAAGAGATCGCTGAGATGTCTCCCACTGCATGCTCTCTGCTCGCGTGGGCCATCGTAGTGCTGACGTTGCGCCACCCCACCTGTACAGTCA CACGAGATCTTCACGTGACCAACTTGACCTTCGTTGTGAACAACTGGCAGACTGTGACTGTACGCTGGGATCTCGAAGGTGACCCGGATGTGAATGGGATAAACGTCTCCGTCATCTGGACAGCAGCTGGAGCGAGATA TTGGTACACTTGCTCAAAGAGTACACTTCGTTCCTGCTTTCTTGATGAAAGGGACTACAGCGATTCGTCAAAGTATATATTCAACATCACAGTGAGCACACAAGATGGAGAGACTGTGCACATAAACGCATCGATGAATCCAAGCGATTATG TAATACCTGCACCTCTCAAATCTCTTCATGTCGGTGAAGTCACCAGTCGTTGTGTGGAGTTGTTGTGGCAGTATAGAGATTTGGGCCGAGATGTCAACTTTAATGTAACATACAGTGACTCCACCTCT ACAAATACCGGCATAACATCCCACTATAACATGACGGTCTGCGGACTGACTCCCTATACGAGATACAACTTCAGCGTCTCGGCAATGTCCGCCACCGCTCGGGACGGGTACCGGAGTAAGCCGAGGACGGTTTCCAGCGTCACTGAAGAAGAAA AGCCAGGAGCAGCTCCTAACATGACTGTTGGGAGTTTCACTACACACACGTGTTCCAATAACAAGAGGGATGTTACCGTATATCTTCGG CCGCCAAATCGTCCGAGTCACAATGGTGTCCTGAGGAGGTATCTCGCCACATCTGCTCCTCGGTTCTATAGAAATATATCCTACCCGGCCCAGACACTACTGCTTGAAGACCTAAATTGCAACGATGACTACAGTGTTTTTGTCTGTGTCACCAATGATGCTGGAGTCTCCCCACCCTTCTCTCTCCGTATTCCTAAACTTGGTGACG TCGTACCACCATTAAATGTACTGGTTGCGTTTGACAACACGTCTGTGAAAGTGTCCTGGGAATCAGCCTCACAGAGAGGGAAGAAGAACTGGACCGTGTTTTGGAATGTATCCTGTGTCAGGAATCCCGATGACCAACCCTGTCAG AACCACATGGACTGGATCAACCTCGAAACTAACGAATCCTTTGTGAAGTTCCCTTTCGAAATGCCACCTGAAGTGATCCAATTTGGCGTCGCCATGACTACAGACGGAGGAAACAGTGGGATGGTGCTCAGTAGTTGTGTGTACAATGTCTCCAAGA TACCTACGGAGCCACCACCTGTCCTGTCCGTCGAGAGCCAACCGAACCTGGGTCTGACTGTGAAATGGTCTCTGGAGACTTGCTACAACGACATGTTGATTACTCagtacaacatacagcactgtTACAACAGGGACTTCACCACCTGCG AAAGTGCCAGCGTCAGCAGTGAGAATAACAGTTATGTTATCCGAGGGCTACAGAAGGATGTGCAATACAGAGTAAGGATCCGCCAGAGGACTGCTGCGGGACTATATGGAGTGTTTAGCGAACCAGTGGACCGCCTTGCCGTTGACACAC GTTTGACAATATTAGAGATCTTTGGGATCACCATCGGTTGTCTGATATACGTAATGGGTCTGGGATACACCATAGTACAGTGCATTAG GCACACATGTCAAAGGTGGAATAGAAACGAGGAAATTATTCTACCACGTTTTTACTCGATCACAGGTGTGCAG GAAGCATCAGCGTCCACCAGCATGAATACATATGACACTGTACAGCGCACCTTGGGCACCGAGGGACCGAGGGCATCTCATTTTCTATCTATTTTGGATTCCTGTCTTGATACGAAACCCCAGAAAAATGCTAAAGCAGACCGCAGTGCTCAGCTCTCAGCTAAATCACTGCGTGAAGACTACGCAATGGTTGGTATGAAGGATGACTCCATGCCCGGAAACTCTGTTTCATTGCTACAGCTGTCTGACGTGGGCGTTTGGGGGGACTCGTCAGGATCAAGTGATGAAGATGTTACCCCGTACGTCACGGCGGGCAGGGAATGA